From one Anopheles bellator chromosome 1, idAnoBellAS_SP24_06.2, whole genome shotgun sequence genomic stretch:
- the LOC131215932 gene encoding angiotensin-converting enzyme-like: MICASSGLTDAKAWFERMNAELQSLNHEAAQYAWDLSTPPHGGDSHEEAFTLESMVQLAQRKSMWLYHSCEEGSNYRQYGWPYDRAYYLLCRGARNTHQELSEMARLTAFIQRIYTETEVCIPADCGAGQRHHQLPDGDFLSSNTFVRHPGLAVTQLDLSSVGLYTAPHRVTGMRKLTCFHGEPDLERLMLGGVHLCGIEEEATILRWAWESWRMAVGPPMRQPYAKLIGLMNAGCLRGANQRDVGACWREELEIPDLRLQVHQLWQEVKPFYQKLHAVVRYFVRQRYPGEARRIDESGLVPAHLLGGMWSHSWISYSPDIIPNAVDIDRQFASANWSAADLVRRAEDIYASMGLERMSHAFWKQSLIGNVTSAIKCHGTAANMFDGDDYRMIVCPSNAATAVQDFYVVVHEMGHIVYYMEAAAKQPTIFRDGTTAAFQEAFGDAIFLAAMTPQHLVRLGLLDSKHMAPPRADLVGGSGLNSFDYAFLLRMALSKVPTIPFEYLMDVYRWDLFDGSVDYRRDANRYFWYLLEHEQGIRAPPSEAGERQGERDELFDAGAGYHLSDNTPFVRYFLASFLSYQIYEGLCRSALYGTAGNTDPDANEIPMPLHRCDLYGSKKAGKSVRQALGLGASVHWTDVREELTGKEDISAGSMLRYYAPLIELLDQFIDQHQLVEGWMAD, translated from the exons ATGATTTGTGCATCCAGTGGCC TAACGGATGCGAAAGCGTGGTTCGAGCGTATGAACGCGGAATTACAATCGCTGAACCATGAAGCGGCACAATACGCTTGGGATCTAAG cacaccaccGCACGGCGGGGACTCCCACGAGGAAGCGTTTACGCTCGAGAGCATGGTCCAATTAGCTCAGCGCAAGTCGATGTGGCTGTATCATAGCTGCGAGGAAGGCAGTAACTACCGGCAGTACGGATGGCCGTACGATCGGGCCTATTATTTGCTGTGCCGGGGTGCACGAAACACTCACCAGGAACTAAG CGAAATGGCCCGATTGACCGCGTTCATCCAACGCATCTACACCGAGACTGAAGTCTGCATTCCTGCCGACTGTGGTGCCGGCCAACGCCACCATCAGCTACCGGATGGTGACTTTTTGTCGAGTAACACCTTCGTGCGCCATCCGGGACTGGCGGTGACACAGTTGGATCTATCGTCCGTCGGCCTctacaccgcaccgcaccgtgtcACCGGCATGAGGAAATTGACCTGTTTCCACGGTGAACCCGATCTGGAGCGGCTTATGTTGGGCGGTGTGCATCTGTGCGGTATCGAGGAAGAAGCCACGATCCTGCGGTGGGCGTGGGAATCGTGGCGAATGGCCGTCGGGCCACCGATGCGCCAACCGTACGCTAAACTGATCGGTCTCATGAATGCCGGCTGCCTGCGTGGGGCAAATCAGCGTGATGTGGGGGCCTGTTGGCGCGAGGAACTCGAAATACCGGACCTACGGCTGCAGGTTCACCAGCTGTGGCAGGAAGTGAAACCGTTCTACCAGAAACTCCACGCCGTGGTTCGTTACTTCGTGCGCCAACGGTACCCTGGCGAGGCAAGGCGCATCGATGAGAGTGGTCTGGTGCCAGCACACCTGCTCGGAGGGATGTGGAGTCACAGCTGGATCTCGTACAGTCCGGACATCATCCCGAACGCGGTCGACATCGATCGGCAGTTTGCGAGCGCGAACTGGTCCGCCGCGGATCTCGTGCGCCGGGCGGAGGACATTTACGCCTCGATGGGTTTGGAGCGTATGAGTCACGCGTTCTGGAAACAAAGTCTCATTGGAAACGTAACCAGTGCGATCAAGTGCCACGGTACGGCTGCCAACATGTTTGACGGCGACGACTACCGGATGATTGTGTGCCCGTCGAACGCCGCCACGGCCGTGCAGGATTTCTACGTCGTCGTGCACGAGATGGGTCACATCGTGTACTACATGGAAGCGGCGGCCAAACAGCCGACCATCTTTCGCGACGGTACCACGGCCGCCTTCCAGGAAGCGTTCGGTGATGCCATCTTCCTCGCAGCCATGACACCGCAGCATCTCGTGCGTTTGGGTTTGCTCGATTCGAAGCACATGGCGCCCCCTCGGGCGGACCTCGTGGGCGGAAGTGGGCTCAACTCGTTCGACTATGCTTTTCTGCTGCGGATGGCGTTGTCGAAGGTGCCGACCATCCCGTTCGAGTACCTGATGGACGTGTACCGGTGGGATCTGTTTGACGGAAGCGTCGACTATCGGCGTGACGCGAACCGTTACTTTTGGTACCTGCTCGAACACGAACAGGGTATTCGTGCTCCGCCGAGTGAGGCCGGTGAACGGCAGGGCGAGCGCGATGAACTGTtcgatgccggtgccggataTCACCTGTCGGACAATACGCCCTTTGTGCGCTACTTTTTGGCCAGCTTTCTCAGCTACCAGATCTACGAGGGACTGTGCCGGAGCGCCCTGTACGGAACGGCGGGCAACACTGATCCGGACGCAAACGAGATCCCGATGCCACTGCACCGTTGCGATCTGTACGGGTCGAAGAAGGCGGGTAAAAGTGTGCGCCAAGCGCTGGGCCTCGGTGCCTCCGTACACTGGACAGACGTGCGGGAGGAGCTGACCGGGAAGGAGGACATTTCGGCGGGCAGCATGCTCAGGTATTACGCCCCGTTGATCGAACTGCTGGACCAGTTCATCGACCAGCACCAGCTCGTTGAGGGCTGGATGGCGGATTAA